One window of the Hemiscyllium ocellatum isolate sHemOce1 chromosome 11, sHemOce1.pat.X.cur, whole genome shotgun sequence genome contains the following:
- the amer1 gene encoding LOW QUALITY PROTEIN: APC membrane recruitment protein 1 (The sequence of the model RefSeq protein was modified relative to this genomic sequence to represent the inferred CDS: deleted 2 bases in 1 codon), with the protein METDGNEETAGTKPLSPGRGELARGNQTQGAAIHASSECTNTTDAEQSSGKLKKTAFKLFGGRKNICTLPSFFTIKNKGQVKGPSKKGIAKSKTHSGISEVMLDINQKERSDTGWIGYTDSPSCNSAAARTLCGSKSEHSALDNNVNSNLHKGESLQSENSECFAQKQNTDKPSSVRRSKKGLRGLFSSIRRHKKNKAIDSTKENPLDSNCAADFAHMEQMTVGEEGVCAEFKKGLEELNLKPACKMNHLVTGDSVDKNVIANSTSSSSKSCSIKIENSLKNKRRDFETSSAEVRKASPVEIKTLSEKAGTVILNMDTNFGSMPDIGKPKCLDHDPPSVHSFDHISLIFGDVTSLKSFDSLTGCGDITADHDDDSIAESTVSGERGRTAGKRSSCLVTYQGGGEEMATPDEVDEEYLKALWMKATGATIIYGSSQSIAEDGGECPRSPSDVEHTALQISLADPCALRGITDSAINSSELVTPQSDHQESAPNSDEGYYDSTTPGHDEEEGDSISQSKNEQLPRDSYSGDALYELFVEQNDSLMNSPPSDEQSLESKPLSLGTSFAGILNLPMLGGINVSHIPNKQTIVLPSGQDKLDFIQEDEIRLAHLQQLTCWEPGGMTALEKGLAFQEKDMFFGDVHNTELNNIAAETDSIIAKSQQDGLSRNGQVKDDYLTDIADEQNWTDLLGSCCLEETNNIYMEGSQNVCGNYSKTNLQHQMSGENYTEEYKSRNCDEWEQQTKEVENQDLKNVASDNISVKGAVGDSCRNVSSCNIAEKAEEQCEQAINYSQALVEFTANRKLYPILSDSLGSSGSGSHFAKDIHALPTMVTFDVVDVENEGECDQQSEMVTDEEISASYETFDNSYIEKELYHHCDDRMFHICAQNSFLGNCWGAASLPRHFSLYKLSPSLPAPLSLNRRSKSLDTDSLESELIDLYLSKVTSVSKSTPQSPDVPQYKQDHKKGSVSHWFGKISGQAVSLETRETANISNCLEQQLLQRREEPLSSDERNAQSKSFCPLDTVSGTEHIDLGGDLSLYCQSNSVKLPVQNLSAKQHLEPIINNKMLHSSRKLVRPTHLPLQNDSCMLQSGTVSFNSYGKQAYISSSLNERQKDDFSKTVPSVQYSGSDSELDAKGYRDVRLPLALPPFCSNKTESLKHCVNFTGLYTTANNSMFKGRSDLKVKLPVGWIKNTTMDV; encoded by the exons ATGGAAACTGACGGCAATGAAGAGACAGCTGGAACAAAACCTTTGTCTCCAGGCCGTGGGGAACTTGCCAGAGGGAACCAGACCCAGGGAGCTGCTATACATGCATCGTCAGAGTGTACTAATACCACTGATGCTGAACAGTCTTCTGGGAAGCTTAAGAAAACAGCATTCAAACTGTTTGGAGGAAGGAAGAACATTTGCACATTACCTAGCTTTTTCACAATAAAGAACAAAGGGCAAGTAAAAGGACCCTCCAAAAAGGGAATAGCCAAAAGCAAAACTCACAGTGGCATAAGTGAAGTGATGTTGGATATCAACCAGAAAGAAAGATCTGATACTGGATGGATTGGATATACTGATTCACCTAGTTGTAATTCTGCTGCAGCAAGAACATTATGTGGCTCTAAAAGTGAGCACTCGGCACTTGATAACAATGTAAACTCTAATCTCCATAAAGGTGAATCACTACAATCAGAAAACTCTGAATGTTTTGCTCAGAAACAGAACACAGACAAGCCCTCGAGTGTGCGAAGGTCAAAGAAGGGACTACGGGGTCTGTTTAGTAGTATCAGGCGTCACAAAAAGAACAAAGCTATTGATTCTACTAAAGAAAATCCATTGGACAGCAACTGTGCTGCTGACTTTGCACATATGGAACAAATGACAGTAGGAGAGGAAGGTGTGTGTGCTGAATTTAAAAAGGGCTTGGAGGAGCTAAATTTGAAGCCTGCATGTAAAATGAACCATTTGGTAACTGGTGATTCAGTTGATAAAAATGTAATTGCAAATAGTACAagttcttcatccaaatcatgttCCATTAAAATAGAAAATTCATTGAAAAATAAACGACGTGATTTTGAGACATCTTCTGCAGAGGTCCGTAAAGCCAGTCCAGTTGAAATTAAGACATTAAGTGAGAAGGCAGGTACTGTTATTCTTAATATGGACACTAATTTTGGTAGCATGCCAGATATTGGAAAACCTAAATGCCTCGACCATGATCCACCTTCAGTACATTCTTTTGATCATATCAGCTTAATTTTTGGTGATGTGACCTCACTGAAGAGCTTTGATTCCCTGACAGGATGTGGGGACATTACTGCTGACCATGATGATGATAGCATTGCTGAAAGTACAGTGTCTGGTGAGAGGGGTAGAACAGCTGGGAAGCGAAGCTCATGTCTGGTCACTTACCAGGGTGGTGGGGAAGAAATGGCAACTCCAGATGAGGTGGATGAAGAATACCTTAAAGCGTTGTGGATGAAAGCAACAGGAGCAACTATAATCTACGGTAGCAGTCAAAGTATAGCAGAGGATGGAGGTGAGTGTCCAAGATCGCCAAGTGATGTTGAACACACTGCCTTGCAAATCAGTCTGGCTGATCCTTGTGCTCTGAGGGGGATCACTGATAGTGCAATTAACAGCAGTGAACTAGTGACACCTCAGAGTGACCACCAAGAATCTGCACCAAATAGTGATGAAGGTTATTATGACTCTACAACCCCAGGACATGATGAGGAAGAGGGAGATAGCATCAGCCAAAGCAAAAATGAACAGCTTCCAAGGGATAGCTATAGTGGGGATGCTTTGTATGAGCTCTTTGTTGAGCAGAACGATAGCCTCATGAATTCCCCTCCCAGTGATGAACAGTCTTTAGAATCAAAGCCTCTTTCTTTGGGAACCTCATTTGCAGGTATTTTAAATCTTCCTATGCTAGGGGGTATAAATGTTTCTCATATTCCAAACAAGCAAACTATTGTGCTTCCTTCAGGCCAAGATAAATTGGACTTTATTCAGGAAGATGAAATCAGATTAGCTCACTTGCAGCAGCTGACTTGTTGGGAACCAGGTGGAATGACAGCACTTGAAAAAGGCCTGGCCTTTCAAGAAAAGGACATGTTCTTTGGTGATGTACACAATACTGAACTTAATAATATTGCTGCAGAAACTGACAGTATTATTGCCAAAAGCCAACAAGATGGTCTGAGCAGAAATGGGCAGGTGAAAGATGATTACTTGACAGACATAGCTGATGAGCAGAATTGGACAGATCTTCTGGGGTCTTGCTGTTTAGAAGAAACCAATAATATATACATGGAGGGCAGCCAGAATGTGTGTGGAAACTATAGCAAGACGAACCTTCAACATCAGATGTCGGGAGAGAACTACACAGaagaatacaaaagtaggaattGTGATGAATGGGAACAACAAACGAAAGAAGTTGAGAATCAAGATCTGAAAAATGTAGCTTCGGATAATATAAGTGTCAAAGGTGCAGTTGGTGATTCCTGCAGAAATGTCTCTTCCTGTAATATAGCGGAAAAGGCCGAGGAGCAATGTGAACAAGCTATCAATTACTCACAGGCTTTAGTTGAATTCACAGCGAATAGAAAACTTTATCCTATTCTCTCTGATAGCCTTGGGAGTTCTGGTTCAGGTTCACACTTCGCAAAGGATATACATGCTCTGCCAACAATGGTAACGTTTGATGTTGTTGATGTGGAGAATGAAGGTGAATGTGACCAGCAGAGTGAAATGGTCACAGATGAGGAAATTTCTGCATCTTATGAGACCTTTGATAACAGTTATATAGAGAAAGAGCTTTATCACCATTGTGATGATAGAATGTTTCATATTTGTGCCCAGAATTCCTTCCTTGGCAACTGCTGGGGTGCTGCCAGTCTTCCACGTCACTTTAGCCTTTATAAATTAAGTCCGTCGTTGCCAGCACCGTTATCCCTTAACAGAAGGAGCAAATCCCTTGATACTGACAGCTTGGAATCTGAGCTCATTGATTTGTATCTGTCAAAGGTCACTTCGGTGTCAAAGAGCACCCCACAGTCTCCTGATGTTCCTCAGTAcaagcaggaccataagaaagGATCGGTTTCTCATTGGTTTGGCAAAATAAGTGGTCAAGCAGTTTCTTTGGAAACCCGGGAAACCGCAAACATTTCAAATTGCTTGGAGCAGCAGCTTCTTCAACGTAGGGAGGAGCCTTTGTCTTCAGACGAGAGAAATGCACAGTCCAAGTCTTTCTGTCCTTTGGATACAGTTTCGGGTACTGAGCACATTGACCTGGGAGGAGACTTGAGTTTATACTGTCAATCTAATTCTGTTAAACTGCCAGTTCAAAACTTGTCTGCTAAACAGCATCTGGAACCTATAATTAACAATAAAATGCTTCATAGCTCTAGAAAGTTGGTTAGACCCACGCATCTACCATTGCAAAATGATAGTTGTATGTTACAGTCAGGGACTGTTTCCTTTAATTCTT ATGGAAAACAGGCATACATTTCATCTTCATTAAATGAGAGACAAAAGGATGACTTTTCTAAAACTGTACCCTCAGTTCAGTATTCTGGTTCTGACTCTGAACTTGATGCTAAAGGATATAGGGATGTCAGGCTACCTCTGGCTCTACCTCCATTTTGCTCAAATAAAACAGAGAGCCTGAAACACTGCGTGAACTTCACAGGACTTTACACAACTGCCAACAATAGCATGTTTAAGGGAAGAAGCGATCTTAAAGTGAAACTTCCTGTTGGCTGGATCAAAAACACTACAATGGATGTGTAG